One genomic region from Haloterrigena gelatinilytica encodes:
- a CDS encoding transposase produces the protein MAGGIRATRLATLSRGRFISPTPSGVADSIVIHAEALCEQEDHLWDVIRQLSIPVDNLEDARDQNRVSFGTDEMFRTLLFKGIRGISQNELAQRLGREPSLVKSFHLDITDLANTPTQQQLSYTHAQFSEDTQEVLNRTVAGVRQVALDNGVLTEGLVPSVPADAEEESQSANEYKKEKAQKTLTLARKHVIPEFDTHRAAHKTYSDEVMLDMFASICANNGSAHSEAEYGWLTDDELICDDSTFLRAIKKIATPKDSDGQLTFENFEDDDSMPEIDRIRDAIMTAFNAATENIINSIRGDDPFDSRETVAAIDITHKQFHVWPWEDKEAGIAKPNYPKMVSGYKKGGEYKRGYKYATITLVGDHAPIVLGIEPVKEDSAWEPDDSPSYSKADLVSRLLDRAEQFVDLDMVMFDRGFYVNRVYADVHERGLTYLSPVPTYEDDLAAIQDIQEHPTADAVVKHDVPFGIDGEVHHEAEFLYAPSTSDDAEGKYAVFVTNEDRVEPEEIRSIVNGYSRRWDIENQYKSIKDFMPKTSSTDYRLRLCNFALSTLIYNLWRLTDYLIKVALDEPIRSPPVITAKTFVRALGDFLREFG, from the coding sequence ATGGCTGGTGGCATTCGTGCTACCAGACTGGCAACTCTCTCCAGAGGTAGATTTATCTCACCTACTCCTTCAGGCGTTGCTGATTCGATCGTTATCCACGCAGAGGCGCTTTGTGAGCAGGAGGATCACCTCTGGGATGTCATTCGTCAGCTTTCGATCCCTGTCGACAATCTTGAGGATGCGCGCGATCAGAACCGCGTTAGCTTCGGAACCGACGAAATGTTTCGTACGCTCCTGTTCAAAGGGATTCGCGGTATCTCACAGAACGAGTTAGCGCAACGACTTGGCCGGGAGCCGAGCTTAGTCAAGAGCTTCCACCTCGATATTACCGATCTCGCGAACACACCGACTCAACAACAGCTTTCGTACACGCACGCGCAGTTCAGCGAGGATACTCAGGAAGTCCTCAATCGGACGGTTGCTGGCGTCCGACAAGTTGCTCTCGACAACGGTGTCCTCACAGAAGGGCTCGTCCCATCAGTCCCAGCCGACGCTGAGGAGGAGTCACAAAGCGCGAATGAGTACAAGAAGGAGAAGGCCCAGAAGACGCTGACGCTCGCTCGAAAACACGTCATCCCTGAGTTCGACACGCACCGAGCAGCCCACAAGACGTACTCCGACGAGGTAATGCTGGATATGTTCGCGAGCATCTGCGCGAACAACGGTAGTGCTCATTCAGAAGCCGAGTACGGCTGGCTCACCGACGACGAACTCATCTGCGACGACTCGACCTTCCTACGGGCAATCAAGAAGATAGCCACGCCCAAAGACTCGGACGGCCAGCTCACGTTCGAGAACTTCGAGGACGATGATTCGATGCCCGAAATCGACCGGATTCGGGACGCAATTATGACAGCGTTCAACGCCGCGACGGAAAACATCATCAACTCGATCCGTGGTGACGATCCCTTCGACTCTCGGGAGACCGTCGCAGCGATCGACATCACGCACAAGCAGTTCCACGTCTGGCCGTGGGAGGACAAGGAGGCAGGGATCGCGAAGCCGAACTATCCGAAGATGGTGAGTGGGTACAAGAAAGGTGGCGAGTACAAGCGTGGATACAAGTACGCGACGATCACCTTAGTCGGGGACCACGCACCGATTGTACTCGGCATCGAGCCAGTGAAAGAGGACTCTGCGTGGGAACCCGACGACTCTCCATCGTACTCGAAAGCCGACTTAGTAAGTCGGTTGCTTGACCGGGCCGAGCAGTTCGTCGACCTGGACATGGTGATGTTCGACCGTGGATTCTACGTCAATCGCGTGTACGCAGATGTTCACGAACGCGGGCTCACGTACCTCTCCCCAGTGCCGACGTACGAGGATGACTTGGCAGCGATTCAAGATATTCAGGAGCATCCGACGGCGGACGCAGTTGTCAAGCACGACGTTCCGTTCGGAATCGATGGCGAGGTGCATCACGAGGCAGAGTTCCTGTACGCGCCGAGCACGAGTGACGATGCCGAGGGGAAGTACGCGGTGTTCGTGACGAATGAAGACCGCGTTGAACCCGAGGAGATTCGGAGTATCGTGAACGGGTACAGTCGGCGCTGGGATATCGAGAACCAGTACAAGTCGATCAAGGACTTCATGCCGAAGACGTCGTCGACGGACTACCGGCTTCGGCTGTGTAACTTCGCGTTGTCGACGCTGATCTATAATCTGTGGCGGCTCACAGACTATCTGATCAAGGTCGCACTCGACGAGCCGATCCGGTCGCCGCCAGTGATTACGGCGAAGACGTTTGTCCGAGCGTTGGGCGACTTCCTACGGGAGTTCGGGTAA
- a CDS encoding TrmB family transcriptional regulator, whose protein sequence is MTELSELGLSSYEEKVYRALLVTGPVTATELSDISDVPKGRIYDVLNGLEARKLIRTQSNDPKQYVAVQPEIVVERLLAERTYELTQEWNRYRERAETVRSNLLPTPPIESSFWHGSLGSDEMSTAFQQHMRTAEDFVHAVIGTPYENSTWDTFRTEVEALFEGANPDVTVDLLFSKKVVTELPDRFPCLIDERSVDVTVRTISDVVLSFDVIDQVETTIDLPHPVSGDDRIGVVGIKDSKVVEEFEKYFQQLWANGDPLL, encoded by the coding sequence ATGACAGAATTGAGCGAACTGGGACTCTCAAGTTACGAAGAGAAGGTATATCGGGCGCTACTGGTGACAGGACCAGTAACTGCGACCGAACTCTCTGATATTAGTGACGTTCCGAAAGGCCGTATCTATGATGTACTCAATGGCCTTGAAGCTCGCAAACTGATCCGGACGCAGTCAAACGATCCAAAACAGTACGTCGCTGTACAACCAGAAATCGTCGTTGAGAGACTTCTGGCTGAGAGGACATACGAACTCACTCAAGAGTGGAATCGCTATCGAGAGAGAGCTGAAACGGTCCGTTCGAACCTTCTGCCGACACCACCTATCGAGAGTAGTTTCTGGCACGGATCGCTCGGGAGTGATGAGATGAGCACGGCTTTTCAGCAACACATGCGGACTGCGGAGGATTTCGTTCACGCAGTCATTGGAACCCCCTATGAAAATTCCACCTGGGATACCTTCCGAACTGAAGTTGAGGCCCTTTTCGAGGGCGCTAACCCAGATGTCACAGTTGATCTACTATTTAGTAAAAAGGTAGTCACCGAACTCCCTGACAGATTCCCGTGCCTAATTGACGAGCGGTCGGTGGATGTAACTGTCAGAACCATTTCTGATGTCGTACTCTCTTTCGATGTGATCGATCAAGTAGAGACGACAATTGACCTCCCACATCCAGTATCCGGTGACGATCGGATTGGAGTAGTCGGAATTAAAGATTCGAAGGTGGTCGAAGAGTTTGAGAAGTACTTCCAACAACTGTGGGCCAATGGCGATCCGCTCCTTTAG
- a CDS encoding digeranylgeranylglycerophospholipid reductase, which translates to MNNRYDVIIAGAGPAGAQCARDLAERGYDVVVLETEAEDEFPAQSNKSTGGTFASMMTSFGIPDDVVMHATDSVVLESPNNYLIQNQPGFILEFVEFKEFLVEDSRNKGAEYRFDARVRDPIMKDGDVVGVRYNGDEEIYAEIIIDATGPAAPLAKSLGIVDLERTNHAIGIEYQFEGINLTHPEYADLADAMMLQLNHEYAPGGYSWIFHTGEDTAKVGVCFIQNERYREHAIKNRTVDGYLEHWLDTDPRFENAKRISETQVRGSAHIQPPGSMSTTSFMAIGDTVPSIDPVWGEGVYKCMKSARAAAMTVDRCLTGSVDTSTRAMAVYDDLWHEQVASQQERRLMMTKLLYLAPNERYDQLMRDLNEVSGDTLSAINNGNMRDIVKLFYPSDLPLLWKYWRET; encoded by the coding sequence ATGAATAATCGCTACGACGTGATAATCGCTGGTGCGGGCCCAGCAGGGGCGCAGTGTGCGCGAGATCTAGCCGAGCGTGGCTACGATGTGGTCGTCTTAGAGACCGAAGCAGAGGACGAGTTCCCGGCACAGAGCAACAAATCCACAGGCGGCACCTTCGCATCAATGATGACCTCCTTCGGTATCCCCGACGACGTGGTCATGCACGCGACTGATTCAGTAGTTCTTGAATCCCCCAACAACTATCTCATCCAAAATCAGCCGGGGTTCATTCTGGAATTTGTCGAATTCAAAGAATTCCTTGTAGAGGATAGCCGTAATAAAGGGGCAGAATATCGCTTTGACGCCCGTGTAAGAGATCCGATCATGAAAGATGGGGATGTCGTTGGCGTCCGATACAATGGTGACGAGGAGATCTACGCAGAGATCATCATCGATGCTACGGGGCCAGCTGCGCCGTTGGCCAAAAGCTTAGGTATCGTCGATCTTGAGCGCACAAATCACGCGATTGGTATCGAATACCAATTTGAGGGAATCAACCTCACTCATCCCGAATACGCCGACCTTGCTGACGCGATGATGCTACAGCTAAATCACGAGTACGCTCCCGGTGGATATTCTTGGATCTTCCACACTGGTGAGGACACGGCAAAAGTTGGCGTCTGTTTTATTCAAAACGAGCGTTATCGAGAGCACGCCATCAAGAATCGAACTGTGGACGGTTACCTCGAACACTGGCTTGATACTGATCCACGTTTTGAGAACGCTAAACGAATTTCTGAGACACAGGTTCGTGGCTCCGCACATATCCAGCCGCCAGGGTCAATGAGTACTACATCATTCATGGCGATTGGCGATACAGTCCCATCGATCGATCCCGTCTGGGGTGAAGGTGTGTATAAGTGTATGAAGTCGGCTCGTGCAGCCGCGATGACTGTCGATCGCTGTCTCACTGGCTCGGTGGATACATCTACGAGAGCGATGGCGGTCTACGACGATCTCTGGCATGAGCAGGTCGCATCCCAACAAGAACGCCGTCTGATGATGACCAAACTGCTGTATCTCGCACCAAATGAACGGTACGATCAGCTCATGCGGGATCTGAACGAGGTCAGCGGAGACACCCTCTCAGCGATCAACAACGGAAATATGCGTGATATCGTCAAATTATTTTATCCCAGTGACTTGCCTCTTCTCTGGAAATACTGGAGAGAAACGTGA
- a CDS encoding tyrosine--tRNA ligase codes for MNTYELLTRNTEEVVTEQEVRELADDPADKRVYVGYEPSGVLHLGHLLTANKLIDAQEAGMDVVVLLADVHAHLNGKGSFEEIHETAERMKAQFAAYGLNENNTEYVYGSDFQLEAYYSLDLHELGVSTTLNRAQRAVAELQSGDTATVSHTVYPLMQVLDFEFLGIDLAVGGTDQRKVHMLAREKLPELGYEVRPCLHTPILADLETGEGKMSSSEGTTISMEDSTADLKRKIESAFCPPTRDPEGDRENPVLQLFEYYVFPRFESVTVRRPKKYGGNRTYERYDDLAAALESGELHPADAKETVAGYLDELIAPGREKLRELTSE; via the coding sequence ATGAATACCTACGAGTTACTCACCCGGAACACTGAGGAAGTCGTTACTGAGCAAGAGGTACGTGAACTCGCCGATGATCCGGCAGACAAACGAGTCTACGTCGGCTACGAACCATCCGGTGTCCTCCACCTCGGTCACCTTCTGACGGCGAATAAACTCATTGACGCGCAGGAAGCGGGGATGGATGTTGTAGTCCTGCTTGCAGATGTTCACGCACATCTCAACGGGAAGGGCAGTTTCGAGGAGATTCACGAGACAGCGGAGCGAATGAAGGCACAGTTCGCCGCGTACGGCCTCAATGAGAACAATACTGAATACGTCTACGGATCTGACTTCCAGCTTGAAGCGTACTACTCGCTCGATCTGCACGAACTCGGCGTCTCGACGACGCTCAACCGCGCCCAACGAGCGGTTGCCGAACTCCAAAGTGGTGACACCGCAACGGTGAGCCATACAGTGTACCCCTTGATGCAGGTCCTCGATTTCGAATTCCTCGGCATCGACCTCGCTGTCGGCGGAACCGACCAGCGGAAAGTACACATGCTCGCCCGGGAGAAACTGCCGGAGCTGGGATACGAGGTGCGACCGTGTTTGCACACGCCCATCCTCGCCGATCTCGAAACTGGCGAAGGAAAGATGTCGTCAAGCGAGGGGACGACGATCTCGATGGAGGATTCCACTGCGGACCTCAAGCGAAAGATCGAGTCGGCGTTTTGTCCTCCAACCCGTGATCCCGAGGGCGACCGCGAGAACCCCGTCCTACAGTTGTTCGAGTACTACGTGTTTCCGCGGTTCGAGTCGGTGACCGTGAGACGGCCCAAGAAGTACGGTGGAAATCGGACATACGAGCGCTACGATGACCTCGCGGCGGCGCTCGAATCCGGAGAATTGCATCCAGCTGATGCCAAAGAGACAGTAGCTGGCTATCTCGATGAACTGATCGCTCCAGGTCGGGAGAAACTCCGCGAACTAACGAGCGAATAG
- a CDS encoding DUF5805 domain-containing protein, translated as MADDERVAVKTYVPRYQKELWEAQAEELEMSQSEFVRTMVQAGRTSYEIPTDGTTEQGGSDAGATGGADLADRILEVLQRRGVLDWDDLVDALVDDVEADLDAELQRLQDENRIRYSGRDGGYVVTDDE; from the coding sequence ATGGCCGACGACGAACGAGTCGCCGTCAAGACCTACGTGCCGCGGTACCAGAAAGAGCTCTGGGAAGCCCAGGCCGAGGAACTCGAGATGAGTCAAAGCGAGTTCGTCCGAACGATGGTACAGGCGGGACGCACGTCTTACGAGATACCGACGGACGGGACGACCGAGCAGGGTGGCTCCGACGCCGGCGCCACCGGTGGCGCCGACCTCGCGGATCGAATTCTCGAGGTGCTCCAGCGCCGCGGCGTTCTCGACTGGGACGATCTCGTCGACGCCTTAGTCGACGACGTCGAAGCCGACCTCGACGCGGAACTCCAGCGGTTACAGGACGAAAATCGGATCCGCTACAGCGGTCGCGACGGCGGCTACGTGGTGACCGACGATGAGTGA
- a CDS encoding tyrosine-type recombinase/integrase produces MSEGRQETNTVEYFLQDIEHHGRNERTAAAYERVLSDYEAFLTERFEKTPPEASYRDCMAWVHELRTTHSESTVATYASYLNRFYSYLERVGHTDENPMTVVLEEMNESIESNPTRRDVTLPEMRSFVGEIRHPLHRAIVTTLLKTGIRAGELCNLDLIDLHLDHEAQTWQPRAHIAGRPDSLFIATEHTYGRESGGERRTASNKRKRETVVPIDEELKAVLLRWLAVRPDTPASAPSAPATGPLFVGTADSWGERLTPDIVHHVVEGYARDRGWYRTGGGAAENVTPHYFRHFFTTHLRDRTGDRGIVQYLRGDVASDVIDTYTHNWGDRVRETYLEHIYSVMP; encoded by the coding sequence ATGAGTGAGGGCCGTCAGGAGACGAACACGGTCGAATACTTCCTGCAGGACATCGAGCACCACGGTCGAAACGAACGGACCGCAGCGGCCTACGAACGGGTCCTCTCGGACTACGAAGCGTTCCTCACCGAGCGGTTCGAGAAGACGCCGCCGGAGGCGAGCTACCGGGACTGCATGGCCTGGGTGCACGAACTCCGGACCACGCACTCCGAAAGCACCGTGGCGACGTACGCCTCGTATCTCAACCGGTTCTACAGCTACCTCGAGCGGGTCGGACACACCGACGAGAACCCGATGACGGTCGTCTTAGAGGAGATGAACGAGTCGATCGAGTCGAACCCGACCCGACGCGACGTGACGCTGCCCGAGATGCGGTCGTTCGTCGGGGAGATTCGCCATCCGCTGCATCGAGCCATCGTAACGACGCTGCTGAAGACCGGGATCAGGGCCGGAGAGCTCTGCAATCTGGATTTGATCGACCTCCACCTCGATCACGAGGCTCAGACCTGGCAGCCGCGGGCCCACATCGCCGGCCGCCCGGATTCGCTGTTTATCGCGACCGAGCACACCTACGGACGCGAATCCGGCGGCGAGCGGCGGACGGCGTCGAACAAACGGAAACGCGAGACCGTCGTCCCGATCGACGAGGAATTGAAGGCGGTGTTGCTCCGATGGCTCGCCGTGCGTCCGGATACGCCCGCGAGCGCGCCGTCAGCCCCTGCGACGGGGCCGCTGTTCGTCGGTACCGCCGATAGCTGGGGCGAGCGACTCACGCCGGATATCGTCCACCACGTGGTCGAAGGGTACGCGAGGGACCGCGGCTGGTACCGCACCGGCGGCGGCGCCGCGGAGAACGTGACGCCCCACTACTTCCGGCACTTCTTCACGACTCACCTCCGCGATCGGACGGGCGACCGCGGGATCGTCCAGTACCTCCGGGGCGACGTCGCCAGCGACGTGATCGACACCTACACCCACAACTGGGGCGATCGCGTCCGGGAAACCTACCTCGAGCACATCTACTCCGTGATGCCCTGA
- a CDS encoding AAA family ATPase, with product MSSTADTDDEVEVSADGLSVRKTFAADEFPVPAIRFEIESEREDQVEFRLSEEIPESFPMDKVGFHPEYHSDDWTAFQDNHVEFTGSLDANERLVTVYGIRIDDESEAAEFLTKPELVEVSSDAESDSEAEEVDDDVIGNIVSEDRNQPVKDMIAGDSKSVPGLEADDDAADAETDDTEVDAAGAEEDDADDVEDETAEDDSVDESSGLDLDLDDVDPEPDDSVVDEDDADDAPDIDLGFEEEEIPGTEETAADTDDEDAGVEIDLGTDETGETVEEPAAAEDDGDEPEIELDLEAAAAGADEADDDDDGAPEIDLGAEESDEPDADASEPNVTDEDDEADDQTTGEVDDEDALEAESDETDDAATPLEDGEAEASESDAETAPAPTSTADADDAEPESVASVEGSIGARLATEIREDELEDDDLTALRSALDLEPSGPEIAKVDHLQSRVEEVLAYADALKSFLEENGTGEQLIEELQSDLAALEDEFDAMGTRVEDNEGRLDDVETDLDAVSEDVTAVESVVGDLEDDVAAVDGDVDELSTDVTELEGDVETVEADVEGVSDDLDEVADDVDELEGEVDDLEDDIEDVRAEVTDIQDWRDQLGSMFSE from the coding sequence ATGAGTAGCACCGCCGACACGGACGACGAAGTCGAAGTCAGCGCCGACGGGTTGTCCGTTCGGAAGACGTTTGCGGCGGACGAGTTTCCCGTCCCCGCCATCCGGTTCGAGATCGAATCGGAGCGCGAGGATCAGGTCGAGTTTCGTCTCTCCGAGGAGATCCCGGAATCGTTCCCGATGGACAAGGTCGGGTTCCACCCCGAGTATCACAGCGACGACTGGACCGCGTTCCAGGACAACCACGTCGAGTTCACCGGCAGTCTCGACGCGAACGAACGGCTCGTAACGGTCTACGGCATCCGAATCGACGACGAGAGCGAGGCCGCCGAGTTCCTGACGAAGCCGGAACTGGTCGAGGTCAGCTCCGACGCCGAGAGCGACTCCGAGGCCGAGGAAGTCGACGACGACGTCATCGGCAATATCGTCTCCGAAGACCGGAATCAACCCGTCAAGGACATGATCGCCGGCGACTCGAAGTCGGTACCCGGCCTCGAGGCGGACGACGACGCCGCGGACGCTGAGACCGACGATACCGAGGTCGACGCCGCCGGGGCCGAGGAAGACGATGCTGACGACGTCGAGGACGAGACCGCCGAAGACGACTCCGTCGACGAGTCGTCCGGCCTCGATCTGGACCTCGACGACGTCGATCCCGAACCCGACGACTCGGTCGTCGACGAGGACGACGCCGACGACGCGCCGGATATCGACCTCGGCTTCGAGGAAGAGGAGATTCCCGGTACCGAAGAGACGGCTGCGGATACCGACGACGAGGACGCGGGCGTCGAAATCGACCTCGGAACCGACGAGACCGGCGAGACCGTCGAGGAGCCTGCGGCGGCCGAAGACGACGGCGACGAACCCGAGATCGAACTCGATCTCGAGGCCGCCGCGGCCGGCGCCGATGAGGCGGACGACGACGACGACGGTGCCCCGGAGATCGACCTCGGAGCCGAGGAGAGCGACGAACCGGACGCCGACGCTTCCGAGCCGAACGTGACCGACGAGGACGACGAAGCGGACGACCAGACTACTGGTGAGGTCGACGACGAGGACGCGCTCGAGGCGGAGTCGGACGAAACCGACGACGCGGCGACCCCGCTCGAGGACGGCGAGGCGGAAGCGAGCGAATCCGACGCCGAGACGGCCCCCGCCCCGACGTCGACAGCGGACGCCGACGACGCGGAACCCGAGTCCGTCGCGTCCGTCGAGGGATCGATCGGCGCCCGTCTCGCAACCGAGATTCGCGAGGACGAACTCGAGGACGACGATCTGACGGCCCTTCGCTCCGCGCTCGACCTCGAGCCGTCGGGGCCGGAAATCGCGAAGGTCGACCACCTCCAGTCGCGCGTCGAGGAGGTTCTCGCCTACGCCGACGCCCTGAAATCGTTCCTCGAGGAGAACGGCACCGGCGAGCAGCTCATCGAGGAGCTCCAGTCGGATCTCGCGGCGCTCGAAGACGAGTTCGACGCGATGGGAACTCGAGTCGAGGACAACGAGGGACGGCTCGACGACGTCGAGACCGATCTCGACGCGGTCTCCGAGGACGTGACGGCCGTCGAGAGCGTGGTTGGCGACCTCGAGGACGACGTTGCGGCCGTCGACGGAGACGTCGACGAGCTCTCGACCGACGTGACCGAACTCGAGGGGGACGTCGAAACGGTCGAAGCGGACGTCGAGGGCGTTTCGGACGATCTCGACGAGGTCGCCGACGACGTCGACGAGCTCGAGGGCGAGGTCGACGACCTCGAGGACGACATCGAGGACGTCCGCGCCGAGGTTACGGACATTCAGGACTGGCGCGACCAGCTCGGCTCGATGTTCTCGGAGTAA
- a CDS encoding MBL fold metallo-hydrolase: MVQSDWGDWLVRDIEDASPDSVGIWYLGCNGFVLKGREGTTVYIDPYLGLGTPPRTIRMIPVPFDPEDVTEADAVLATHEHSDHVHGESQAPILESTDASFYAPDDSLAVTREENWTDEWDLDDDQFVDVSEGDTFEIGEFTVHVEAAHDPDSTQPVSYVFEHEDGTIFHGGDTKPSDEFERLGEEYDIDLGILAFGTVGMIPDKETGEPERTRWYNDENQIVEAAEALELERLLPSHWDMWKRLTSDPKVLHHHARSFDYPRELEIVEIGDRLDL, encoded by the coding sequence ATGGTTCAAAGCGATTGGGGAGACTGGCTCGTCCGCGACATCGAAGACGCCTCGCCCGATAGCGTCGGGATCTGGTATCTCGGCTGCAACGGCTTCGTCCTCAAGGGACGCGAGGGGACGACGGTCTACATCGATCCGTATCTCGGCCTGGGCACCCCGCCGCGGACGATCCGGATGATTCCCGTTCCGTTCGATCCCGAAGACGTCACCGAGGCCGACGCCGTGCTCGCGACCCACGAACACTCCGACCACGTCCACGGCGAGAGCCAGGCGCCGATCCTCGAGTCGACGGACGCGTCCTTCTACGCGCCCGACGACAGCCTCGCGGTGACTCGCGAGGAGAACTGGACCGACGAGTGGGACCTCGACGACGACCAGTTCGTCGACGTGAGCGAGGGCGACACGTTCGAGATCGGCGAGTTCACGGTCCACGTCGAGGCGGCCCACGACCCCGACTCGACCCAGCCGGTCAGCTACGTCTTCGAACACGAGGACGGAACGATCTTCCACGGCGGTGATACGAAGCCGAGCGACGAGTTCGAGCGACTCGGCGAAGAGTACGACATCGACCTCGGGATCCTCGCGTTCGGCACCGTCGGAATGATCCCCGACAAGGAGACCGGCGAGCCCGAGCGGACGCGCTGGTACAACGACGAGAACCAGATCGTCGAGGCCGCCGAGGCGCTCGAACTCGAGCGACTGCTGCCGAGTCACTGGGACATGTGGAAGCGACTCACCTCCGACCCGAAAGTCCTCCACCACCACGCCAGAAGCTTCGACTACCCGCGGGAACTGGAGATCGTCGAAATCGGCGATCGGCTCGATCTCTAG
- a CDS encoding DUF7344 domain-containing protein, with amino-acid sequence MSNPGVSGRSTSQDEVFDALADGTRREALRIVRERSPDGIAKTDLAYELAAVTDDKPLAEVSEDDHRRARLDCTHRVLPALLEAGVLVETDDDRLVAADHPLFDDAELVALLGRERTDYETDLDGLFAALADARRRTILTVLANQYHPITAETLARDVAAREDGTAEREVSQERVDEVRLSLRHVHLPLLNDAGLIGYDSESETVSYEGHPDLRIEWLETREDGAGETADDRDADDDRSATDEGVRTLEGRDRIIATGQSLCERADDELFMMFTTTGLLEEGCIRRVEDAIDRGVDVYVGSSDPRVRELVRERAPEATLWEPQLDWLDLPANGESVGRLVFADREAVMLGTFGTPAGGDEYDETAILGEGPGNGLVVLMRQLLGSRLDGRDATDETDAFGIPL; translated from the coding sequence ATGAGTAATCCTGGTGTCAGCGGCCGATCGACGTCTCAAGACGAGGTTTTCGACGCGCTTGCGGACGGAACCCGTCGCGAAGCCCTTCGGATCGTCCGCGAGCGATCGCCGGACGGAATCGCGAAAACGGATCTCGCCTACGAGCTCGCGGCGGTAACCGACGATAAACCGCTCGCGGAAGTCTCCGAGGACGACCACCGGCGCGCGCGCCTCGACTGTACCCACCGCGTCCTGCCCGCCCTGCTCGAGGCCGGCGTCCTCGTCGAGACGGACGACGACCGACTCGTCGCGGCCGACCACCCGCTGTTCGACGACGCCGAACTCGTGGCCCTCCTCGGGCGCGAAAGGACCGATTACGAGACCGATCTCGACGGGCTGTTCGCCGCGCTCGCCGATGCGCGACGACGGACGATCCTCACCGTGCTGGCCAACCAGTACCACCCGATCACGGCCGAGACGCTCGCTCGAGACGTCGCGGCCCGTGAGGACGGGACGGCCGAGCGCGAGGTGTCCCAGGAGCGCGTCGACGAGGTTCGACTCTCGCTGCGCCACGTCCACCTCCCGCTGCTGAACGACGCCGGGCTGATCGGCTACGACAGTGAGAGCGAGACCGTCTCCTACGAGGGCCACCCGGACCTCCGCATCGAGTGGCTCGAGACCCGAGAGGACGGCGCGGGCGAGACTGCGGACGACCGCGACGCCGATGACGACCGATCGGCGACCGACGAGGGCGTTCGCACGCTCGAGGGTCGCGATCGAATCATCGCGACCGGCCAGTCGCTGTGCGAGCGGGCCGACGACGAACTGTTCATGATGTTCACGACGACGGGGCTGCTCGAAGAGGGCTGCATCCGTCGGGTCGAGGACGCGATCGACCGGGGCGTCGACGTCTACGTCGGCTCGAGCGATCCGCGCGTGCGCGAACTCGTCCGCGAGCGGGCGCCGGAGGCGACCCTCTGGGAACCCCAGCTCGACTGGCTCGACCTGCCGGCGAACGGCGAATCGGTCGGTCGGCTCGTGTTCGCCGATCGCGAGGCGGTGATGCTCGGAACCTTCGGAACGCCGGCCGGCGGCGACGAGTACGACGAGACGGCGATCCTCGGCGAGGGACCGGGGAACGGGCTCGTCGTGCTCATGCGACAGCTGCTGGGCTCGCGACTCGACGGCCGGGACGCAACCGACGAGACCGACGCGTTCGGGATTCCGCTGTAG